One Herbaspirillum rubrisubalbicans genomic window carries:
- the accB gene encoding acetyl-CoA carboxylase biotin carboxyl carrier protein codes for MDLRKLKTLIDLVAESAIEELEVTEGESKVRIVKSSPNAQNQVVMVPQQQAYAPAAAPVAAPAAAPVAAAPAAPAVPEGHIVKSPMVGTFYRSSAPGAPAFVEVGKEVKEGDTLCIIEAMKLLNEIDADKGGVVKQILVENGQAVEFGQPLFVLG; via the coding sequence ATGGATTTACGAAAACTCAAGACGCTCATCGACCTGGTTGCTGAATCGGCCATCGAAGAACTGGAAGTCACCGAAGGCGAAAGCAAGGTCAGGATCGTCAAGTCGTCCCCGAACGCCCAAAACCAGGTGGTGATGGTGCCGCAACAGCAAGCCTACGCCCCGGCCGCCGCGCCCGTGGCCGCACCGGCGGCTGCCCCGGTCGCCGCCGCCCCGGCTGCTCCGGCCGTGCCGGAAGGTCATATCGTCAAGTCGCCCATGGTGGGCACCTTCTACCGTTCCTCGGCCCCGGGCGCACCGGCCTTCGTGGAAGTGGGCAAGGAAGTCAAGGAAGGCGATACCCTGTGCATCATCGAAGCCATGAAGCTGCTCAACGAAATCGACGCCGACAAGGGTGGCGTGGTCAAGCAGATCCTGGTGGAAAACGGTCAGGCAGTCGAGTTCGGCCAGCCGCTGTTCGTGCTGGGCTGA
- the aroQ gene encoding type II 3-dehydroquinate dehydratase: protein MAKQLLLLNGPNLNLLGTREPEVYGSTTLADIEQRAQEQARAAGASLVAFQSNHEGALIDRIHQARHEGVDGIIINPGGLTHTSVALRDALAGVAIPFVEVHISNIHQREEFRHFSYLSGIARAVLCGFGVHGYTLALDYWLRQS from the coding sequence ATGGCCCGAACTTGAATCTGCTCGGAACCCGGGAGCCGGAAGTCTACGGATCCACCACGCTGGCCGATATCGAACAGCGTGCGCAAGAACAGGCCCGCGCTGCCGGCGCCTCCCTGGTGGCCTTCCAGAGCAATCACGAAGGCGCGCTGATCGACCGCATCCACCAGGCCCGCCACGAGGGGGTGGATGGCATCATCATCAATCCGGGCGGACTGACCCATACCAGCGTGGCCCTGCGCGATGCGCTGGCCGGGGTGGCCATTCCCTTCGTGGAGGTGCATATCTCCAATATCCACCAGCGCGAGGAGTTCCGGCATTTTTCCTACCTGTCCGGCATTGCCCGGGCAGTCCTGTGCGGCTTCGGGGTCCATGGCTATACGCTGGCCCTCGATTACTGGCTGCGTCAATCCTGA